Genomic window (Kangiella profundi):
ACCCAACTATCAAAAAAAGACTACAAGGATTTGGCAAAACACTGCGCAGAACTTGGCTGGCAGCTAGACCCTATCAAACATCTTCTTTGGCAACGTTCTAAAGAGATCTGGTATTTCCCGCAGGGTATTGAAAAGCTGATTGGCAAGATCCGCATGGACAGGATAGGTGTTAAACTGGCAGAAAGTCACCGCAGTGGTTTTCGCTTACAGCACCAGGCCGTTACCGCTTTTGGTCATGAATTTACTCAGCAAACCTATGAACTCAATAGCGAACAGGCTGTCGAGTATTATCAGGGGCGAGATATTTCAATAAGCAAATCTGAAGCTCTGCAAAAAGGCGAGGTTGCGATTCATTACCAAGGAGTTGTCATTGGCTTGGCAAAAAATCTGGGAAACAAGTTGAAGAATTCACTGCCCCGATATCTGGTCAACGATATTCCATTTTCCGAGCTTTAGCAGATAAGAATTTAATAGCAGTAAAACGCGAGATAACACATTTAAACAATTGAGGTTAAAAACTTGAGTTCCAAAATCAGCAAAACAAGATTCAGTTTGTTACTTCTGTGCATCAGTTTTCTGATCTCATGTCAGACTCTTGCTCCGGAAAAAGATAACAATCGACTTCCATTATCGCCAGAAGTGACAACCGGTGAGCTGAAAAATGGTATCCGCTACTATATTCACCCTAATGGAAAACCTGAAGAAAGAGCTTACATCACACTACTGCTAAACGTCGGCTCGTTGCAGGAAGAAGAACATGAACGTGGTGCTGCTCATTTCGTTGAGCACATGGCTTTTAATGGCTCAACTCACTTTAATAAAAATGATCTGGTCACCACACTGGAAAGTCTGGGCATGAGCTTTGGCTCGGATATTAACGCCTTTACCAGTTTTGACAGTACTCGATACCATTTAGAAATCCCTACCGACAATCCAGATAACTGGTCAACCATAGCTTTGATTCTTGATGACTGGATTACAGGCATCAAATTTGAGCCAGAAGAAGTCGAGAAAGAACGCAAAGTCATCCTCTCGGAAAAACGTGCTCGTAAAGGATTAGGTGAGCGACTCTCTGAAGTGCTGACACCCATCAATTTTGGTGATGCTAGACATGGCAAGAGAATGCCCATCGGCACCGACGAGACTCTTAACGCCATGACTGCGGATGACCTGAGAGATTTTTATCAGAAGTGGTATCAACCCCACAATATGGCTCTAATCATTACTGGAGATGTTGATCCTGAAAATGCCGTTAAATTTTTTAATAACACCATCGGTCAGATTAAACCCTCCAATGCCATAAAACCTCAGGAATATTTAATTCCAGCAAAACAGGAGCCTGATTTTGAAATCATTACCGATCAGGAGATTCTCAGCAGTTCCCTGAATATTCGCTACCAAACCCATAGTGTCACCCTTGATGACTATGATGCACTGCGCTATCGACTACTTAATCAGATTGTTGTCAGTCTTTTTAATAAAAGAATGTATGAGCTGGCGGAAAGTGCTGAGAAGCCTTTTGAAAATGCCGGACTTGGCTATTCTCAATTAGGAAATGACAAATTACTGTTTAATTTTTCGGTCACACCTAAAGATGGTTATTTCAGTCAGGGTTACACTCGTCTGATTGAAGAAATGAAGCGTGTGGAACAGCATGGTTTTCTGGATACTGAACTTGAGCGTTATCGCAAAGAAGTCCTTAACGGCAGTTTACTCGCAGTAGAAGACATGGACTCCACTCACTCCAGTCATCTAACTGAACAATATATGTCACACTTCCTATATGGTGAACATTATTTCTCAACCATTCAGCGCCATTTGTTATTGGAGGCTGTGTTACCAACCATAAGTGCGTCTGAAATATCCGAACACTTTAAGCGACTGCTCTCCAATCCACTACACTCAACTATCGTCTATGCTCCAGTGAATGAAGCGCCAGCTAAAGATCTAAAAAATGACCTTTATACAAAGCTGGAACAATCTGTTCAGGTTGAACCTTACCAGGAAGCTGAACTCGATGCTCCACTGATGGTAGCTCTACCCGAAAAAGGCAGTATTGTTGATCAGTCCTCAATAGAAGCGGTTGAAGCCACAAAATATCAGTTGAGTAATGGTGCCACCGTAATCATTCGACCCAGTGATTTGTCAAACACTGAAGTATTGCTGGTAGCTTATGCACCGGGGGGATACTCGCTTGCCAGTAAGCAACAGCAGCGCTCTGCAATGGAATCAGCGAAACTGGTAGCTTCTTCCGGCATTGGCAGTTACACCCGTACTGATCTTGGTAAAAAGCTTCAGGATAAAACGGTGCAACTTAATTTGAATGTGGGACGTTACTATTCTCAACTATCCGCCAGTAGCGCGCCCAAGGATCTGGAGTTGTTGTTTCAGTTGATTCATCTCTATTTTACCGAGCCAAAAATTGATCCGGTTGTTGCTCAAAATTATAAAGAGTCTGTTATTCAATATCAGCGCAATCGTCTTAATGATCCAGAGCAGCGCTACGCAGATGAGTTACACTTATTGGTCACTGACAACCACCCAAAATCACAACCCTGGTCAGTTGAAGAGGCTGAACAAATTGATCCGAAAATTGCTTTAGATTTCTACAAACAACGATTTTCAAAAGCGAATAATTTTACCTTCGTTATTACCGGCAATATCAAGGAAGAAGAAATTAAGCCGCTAATTGAGCAATACATTGCAAGTCTACCTGCAACCGATAACACTGAAACTTGGCGTGATGAAAAAATTAGAACAGTTGAACGCAATATCCATTTCTCACGTAATACAGCTTTAGATGAAAAAACTAAGGTTAACTTGCAATTTCATAAACCTATTGAGAACTACATTTCCGAAACTCGATTCCGTTTGGGACTATATGAGGAACTACTTCAACAAGAATTGCAGGCCAAGCTTAGAGAGGAATTAGGCGAGGTGTACTCTATTGGTGTTAATGCCAGCATCGATCGCTATCCAACTGAGTGGTTCAATCTGCTTATCAGTTTCAACGCTGAGCCTGGACATGAAAATAATTTAATTGAAGTTATCCAGCAAGTTATTAAGAAAAGTCTTAGTGAGCCTTTATCACAAGATAAGCTGGATAACATCAAGCAACAGCGACGCATGACATTTACTGAGGGTCAACAAAGTAATCAGTTCTGGCTGGGACAAATTGTTTTATATGAACGCGAAAATATAGACTATTATTATTTAACTCACTATATGGAGCGTTTAGATGCGGTTACTGCTAAGCAAATTCAGGAAACTGCCAATATGCTTTTTAAAGACAGTTACCTGATTACAAGTATCATGCGACCTGACGATGGCGCCGATATCGTTGATAAAGTCGAGCAAAAATCCGAACAGGCAATTACGGATTAACATCACTCAAGCCGGGGACAATGACCTTCTGTCCCTGGTACTCCACCAATAAATCATTCTCCAGAATATCAGCAACCACCATTCCTTTAGTAATCGTATCGCCAATACTATATGCCTTACCATTTAGCATCACAAAACGGTCATCGGGATCTGTGGCATAAATATGGGTGGTATAAATCAACGTTGGCCAATGATCATGATCAATAGCTGCTAGAAAGACAGGTTCGTCATTAGTTCTTACGGGTTGTTGCATAGATTGTTGCACTGGTTTCTGAACACTTCCAGAATCTTGAACTACTTCAGTTACCGGCCTTGTGTTGATCGTTTCAACTACCTTTTGCGGCTGTCTCTGAGGTTGAACCTGCACTACAGGCTGTTGTAGTTCTAATGGCGCTTTTTTAATGATAACTCCAGACTGACTCGAGGCAATGTCTGATGATGGCTCAGTTGTTTCAGTTACGGTGTCTATATCAACCTGCGATTTAGCTTGTGCTGAAAATGGCTGTTGACTATTAAGTGATGTCTGAGAGTTTTCTTGTACGTTTTCTTGTAAGTTATCTTGAGAGCTTTGACTGGGTATAGCTTGAACGCTCTCTTGAAGATTTGCAGGCTTTAATAATAACCAGATGACCACTGATAATAATATACCTATCACTACCAGCATCGGAATTAACCAACGTCTGCTTTCATCATCTTCGACAAAAGCTGTATGTTGATGTTCACTGTTTAAATTCGGAACATCACCGTCCTTCTCGCCTGATTCTGTTTTTTTAATTGCATCCAGTATATAAGACATTAATTTTCCACCTGCAAACTTTCGACAAACAACTTTGGAATACTCGGCTCAGCAGAATTGTTAATCATCATGATCGAGTGCTTGCCAAGAATGCCATCTGATATCAGACCATGCTCCATTTGGAACAATGCCAACCAGTCTGCAACCTGTTCTGAAAACACATTATCAGGTTCAATGGTAATCCCTTCCGACATTTCGATGAAATTAGTCAGCCATATAACTTCCGCACCACGACTGCCTACCCCTACCGGATCCCTAAATCCTGCAGGTTTTTTCCAGAACAATCGGTATTCACCAGTCCACATCGGATTGAGTTTTTTACGCTCGATCGTCACCTGATTTTCACCAAACTGCATAACCACTGACTGATTCTGAATCTCAATCAAGGTTCCCCAGAAATCCCCACCCTGTGAGGTTGTAAATTTTAAATTTGCAGGACGATTGAGCTGGCTTAAGAGTTTCCAGTCAGCCATTCCCTGATCGCAGCCTAAACTATAATTTGCCGCAAAATTGCAGGCGTCTGCTGATTGAAATGGCAGGTAACTGACACCCCATAGAGCCAACAAATTTTGGCTCGCTATCGCACCACTGCGATCCCAGCTTTGCTCACCCCAGAACTCTTCGGCTAGCTCGCTTGGACTTTTGGGAATTTTCTCAAGGATATTTCCGCTATCAGCCTCATTGGTATTAAGAGCTGAGTTATCCGAACTTTCAAACTCTGGTGTTTGTTGATTAATTAATATGGTTTCTGTGTTATCTGAAAGTTGCACATTTTGCTTAACTGTTTGCTCATTCTGAATTCCAACAGAATCATTGAACAAACCAAATGACCAGGCGGTGACACCTAAAGTTAGTCCAATCAATAGCGTTGGTACAGCCCATTTCCAATGATTAATGACCGAGCCACTTTCAGCCATATCAGCTTTTTCACCTAAAACTTCAGCAACCGCTTTATTGACTGTCCTAACATCCACATGATGAAGATTTTCAGCAAAAGCACCTAACATTGCCCGGTCACTGATCACGTTAATCAGGCGCGGAATACCACCACTGGCCTTGTGAATCAGTTTTATGGCCTTGCCTTTAAAAACCGGGCGCATAACACCGGCAATTCTTAAGCGATGTTCTAGATAGGATT
Coding sequences:
- a CDS encoding ExeA family protein, coding for MYNDFFGLKETPFTIAPDPRYLFMSERHRDALAHLLYGIGAGGGFVLLTGEVGTGKTTVCRCLLEQLPANVRLAYILNPKLNAIELMATMCDELGIEYDPKESSLKTFTDLLSGRLLDNHEQGLNTVLMIDEAQNLSVEVLEQIRLLTNLETNQKKLLQIILIGQPELQELLAKKELRQLAQRITARYHLRPLSLNETKSYLEHRLRIAGVMRPVFKGKAIKLIHKASGGIPRLINVISDRAMLGAFAENLHHVDVRTVNKAVAEVLGEKADMAESGSVINHWKWAVPTLLIGLTLGVTAWSFGLFNDSVGIQNEQTVKQNVQLSDNTETILINQQTPEFESSDNSALNTNEADSGNILEKIPKSPSELAEEFWGEQSWDRSGAIASQNLLALWGVSYLPFQSADACNFAANYSLGCDQGMADWKLLSQLNRPANLKFTTSQGGDFWGTLIEIQNQSVVMQFGENQVTIERKKLNPMWTGEYRLFWKKPAGFRDPVGVGSRGAEVIWLTNFIEMSEGITIEPDNVFSEQVADWLALFQMEHGLISDGILGKHSIMMINNSAEPSIPKLFVESLQVEN
- a CDS encoding M16 family metallopeptidase, with product MSSKISKTRFSLLLLCISFLISCQTLAPEKDNNRLPLSPEVTTGELKNGIRYYIHPNGKPEERAYITLLLNVGSLQEEEHERGAAHFVEHMAFNGSTHFNKNDLVTTLESLGMSFGSDINAFTSFDSTRYHLEIPTDNPDNWSTIALILDDWITGIKFEPEEVEKERKVILSEKRARKGLGERLSEVLTPINFGDARHGKRMPIGTDETLNAMTADDLRDFYQKWYQPHNMALIITGDVDPENAVKFFNNTIGQIKPSNAIKPQEYLIPAKQEPDFEIITDQEILSSSLNIRYQTHSVTLDDYDALRYRLLNQIVVSLFNKRMYELAESAEKPFENAGLGYSQLGNDKLLFNFSVTPKDGYFSQGYTRLIEEMKRVEQHGFLDTELERYRKEVLNGSLLAVEDMDSTHSSHLTEQYMSHFLYGEHYFSTIQRHLLLEAVLPTISASEISEHFKRLLSNPLHSTIVYAPVNEAPAKDLKNDLYTKLEQSVQVEPYQEAELDAPLMVALPEKGSIVDQSSIEAVEATKYQLSNGATVIIRPSDLSNTEVLLVAYAPGGYSLASKQQQRSAMESAKLVASSGIGSYTRTDLGKKLQDKTVQLNLNVGRYYSQLSASSAPKDLELLFQLIHLYFTEPKIDPVVAQNYKESVIQYQRNRLNDPEQRYADELHLLVTDNHPKSQPWSVEEAEQIDPKIALDFYKQRFSKANNFTFVITGNIKEEEIKPLIEQYIASLPATDNTETWRDEKIRTVERNIHFSRNTALDEKTKVNLQFHKPIENYISETRFRLGLYEELLQQELQAKLREELGEVYSIGVNASIDRYPTEWFNLLISFNAEPGHENNLIEVIQQVIKKSLSEPLSQDKLDNIKQQRRMTFTEGQQSNQFWLGQIVLYERENIDYYYLTHYMERLDAVTAKQIQETANMLFKDSYLITSIMRPDDGADIVDKVEQKSEQAITD
- a CDS encoding general secretion pathway protein GspB, with the translated sequence MSYILDAIKKTESGEKDGDVPNLNSEHQHTAFVEDDESRRWLIPMLVVIGILLSVVIWLLLKPANLQESVQAIPSQSSQDNLQENVQENSQTSLNSQQPFSAQAKSQVDIDTVTETTEPSSDIASSQSGVIIKKAPLELQQPVVQVQPQRQPQKVVETINTRPVTEVVQDSGSVQKPVQQSMQQPVRTNDEPVFLAAIDHDHWPTLIYTTHIYATDPDDRFVMLNGKAYSIGDTITKGMVVADILENDLLVEYQGQKVIVPGLSDVNP